A window of the Miscanthus floridulus cultivar M001 chromosome 14, ASM1932011v1, whole genome shotgun sequence genome harbors these coding sequences:
- the LOC136502905 gene encoding uncharacterized mitochondrial protein AtMg00810-like, producing MGASHLLVGVYVDDLIITGNDASEIAKFKREMSARFKMSDLGLLCFYLGIEVCQGGDGIKLSQAAYGRKILERAGMASCNPCHTPMEPRLKLLKASTAAPVDATEYRSLVGCLRSSWSCRAWRRRWNQQPK from the exons ATGGGCGCTTCTCATTTGCTGGTGGGGGTCTATGTCGACGACCTCATCATCACCGGGAATGACGCCAGCGAGATCGCGAAGTTCAAGCGGGAGATGAGCGCCAGGTTCAAGATGAGTGATCTGGGCTTACTCTGCTTTTATCTTGGCATTGAGGTGTGTCAGGGTGGCGACGGCATCAAGCTGTCTCAGGCGGCATATGGCCGCAAGATTCTAGAGCGCGCGGGCATGGCGAGCTGCAATCCATGCCATACTCCTATGGAGCCCCGCCTAAAGCTGTTGAAGGCAAGTACAGCTGCGCCGGTGGACGCCACTGAGTACCGAAGCCTTGTCGGCTGCCTTCG gagtagctggagctgcagggcgtggaggcggaggtggaaccaacagcccaagTGA